Proteins from a genomic interval of Denticeps clupeoides chromosome 20, fDenClu1.1, whole genome shotgun sequence:
- the efna3a gene encoding ephrin-A3 isoform X2, producing MSLRREGYTVQVSVNDYLDIYCPHYNLSQRGAMERSAVEQYVLYMVSYRGYRTCDPQMGFKRWECNRPYAPHAPIKFSEKFQRYSAFSLGYEFNVGHEYYYISTPVHHHGHSCLRLRVYVCCSTVSQAEDDANQSPPEYTVRPNMKIHDIDEFNPEIPKLEKSVSGSSPSRDRLLLTVATLLLTALLVS from the exons CCTGAGGAGGGAAGGCTACACCGTGCAGGTCAGTGTGAACGACTACCTGGACATCTACTGCCCGCACTACAACCTCAGCCAGCGGGGGGCGATGGAGCGCTCTGCAGTGGAGCAGTACGTGCTCTACATGGTCAGCTACCGTGGCTACCGCACCTGCGACCCACAGATGGGCTTCAAGCGGTGGGAGTGCAACAGGCCGTATGCTCCCCACGCCCCGATCAAGTTCTCCGAGAAGTTCCAGCGCTACAGCGCCTTCTCTCTGGGATACGAGTTCAACGTAGGACACGAGTACTACTACATCT CCACACCCGTTCATCATCATGGTCACAGTTGTCTGAGGCTGCGGGTGTACGTCTGCTGCTCCACTG tGTCTCAAGCAGAAGACGACGCCAACCAGAGCCCCCCTGAGTACACAGTAAGACCCAACATGAAAATCCATGATATTG atgAGTTTAACCCCGAAATTCCCAAATTGGAGAAAAGCGTAAGCGGCAGCAGCCCATCCCGAGACAGACTGCTCCTCACTGTGGCAACGCTCCTCCTAACCGCCCTTCTGGTCTCCTAG